One genomic segment of Desulfuromonadales bacterium includes these proteins:
- a CDS encoding 4Fe-4S dicluster domain-containing protein, with translation MNTTRPHRLGTWRRFLQWACTLTLLAIPFLRIDGRSLLRLDLPTLSLQAFGHTFRIEELYLFLLFAIALVLLFLLVTLALGRAWCGWACPQTTLVDLAEGFARLIGVRVTAGHMERNSWQTVLLQLFYLTVSLLIAANLVWYFVSPYDFFPRLLAADLGGGILLTLAITAGIVWLDLAFVRRLLCREFCPYGRFQTVLVDPGTLTLRYHPDEAARCIRCNACVRACPTGIDIRRGYQIECINCGRCLDACREVMARRGEPGIIRYTFGLEGKGLKALFNLRMGMVLVALAGVTTALVLSAVQLPEASLKLSRTAAAPRQLEDGRLVNFFTAYMTNRSTAAGAFTLRAHLADGSPLEIRGPATDFQLAAGERRRLDFAVVAAASPRPETVPVTFVLRDSQGRVTARAAAFITAPQE, from the coding sequence ATGAATACCACGCGACCACATCGCCTCGGCACCTGGCGCCGGTTTTTACAGTGGGCCTGCACCCTGACCCTGCTGGCGATTCCCTTCCTCCGGATCGACGGTCGGAGCCTGTTGCGCCTCGATCTCCCGACGCTCTCCCTGCAGGCGTTCGGCCACACGTTCCGGATCGAGGAGCTCTACCTCTTCCTGCTTTTTGCCATTGCCCTGGTTCTGCTTTTTCTCCTGGTGACCCTGGCTCTGGGGCGCGCCTGGTGCGGTTGGGCCTGCCCGCAGACCACCCTTGTCGATCTGGCCGAGGGATTCGCCCGGCTGATCGGCGTTCGGGTCACGGCCGGCCACATGGAAAGGAACAGCTGGCAGACCGTGCTGCTGCAGCTCTTCTATCTGACCGTTTCGCTGTTAATTGCCGCCAACCTGGTCTGGTACTTCGTGTCGCCCTACGATTTCTTTCCCCGACTGTTGGCGGCTGACCTGGGGGGCGGTATTCTTCTGACCCTGGCCATCACCGCCGGCATCGTCTGGCTTGACCTGGCCTTTGTCCGCCGGCTGCTCTGCCGGGAGTTCTGCCCGTACGGCCGTTTCCAGACGGTGCTGGTCGACCCCGGCACCCTGACCCTGCGTTATCATCCGGACGAGGCGGCCCGCTGCATCCGCTGCAACGCCTGTGTCCGGGCCTGCCCGACAGGAATCGATATCCGCCGCGGCTACCAGATCGAATGCATCAACTGCGGCCGCTGCCTCGATGCCTGTCGGGAAGTGATGGCCCGCCGCGGCGAGCCCGGCATCATCCGTTACACGTTCGGCCTGGAGGGAAAGGGGCTGAAGGCACTGTTCAACCTGCGCATGGGGATGGTGCTGGTCGCCCTGGCCGGCGTTACGACCGCGCTGGTTCTGTCTGCCGTCCAGCTGCCCGAGGCCAGCCTCAAGCTCTCCCGCACCGCCGCCGCTCCGCGGCAGCTGGAGGATGGCCGGCTGGTCAATTTCTTCACGGCCTATATGACCAATCGGTCAACCGCAGCCGGGGCGTTCACCCTGAGAGCCCACCTGGCGGATGGCTCACCGCTCGAGATCCGGGGGCCGGCGACGGACTTTCAGCTGGCCGCCGGGGAGCGCCGCCGCCTCGATTTCGCCGTCGTTGCAGCGGCGAGCCCGCGGCCAGAGACGGTGCCGGTCACCTTCGTGCTGCGCGACAGTCAAGGGCGGGTTACAGCTCGCGCCGCAGCGTTCATCACCGCACCACAGGAGTAA
- a CDS encoding FixH family protein, translated as MSGTLPANRWPYLLLLLGLLFLGVTGWSVYRSATGVSAVTDRHYYSHGLRHNDSLVEKKVAESLGWRIAVSLQNGYLASQLTGRDGQPVTGGDARLVIPARKRSDIILQLTEDAAGRYGANLPGELQGEIQAMLTFSHGGATLRRPLLLNL; from the coding sequence ATGTCTGGAACCTTGCCCGCCAATCGCTGGCCGTACCTGCTGCTGCTCCTTGGACTGCTGTTTCTCGGCGTGACGGGCTGGTCCGTCTATCGGTCGGCCACCGGTGTCAGCGCCGTAACGGACCGTCATTACTATTCCCATGGCCTGCGCCACAACGACTCCCTGGTCGAGAAGAAGGTCGCCGAGAGCCTTGGCTGGCGGATAGCCGTCAGTCTGCAAAACGGCTACCTCGCCTCGCAGTTGACCGGGAGAGACGGGCAACCCGTAACCGGCGGCGATGCCCGACTGGTCATTCCGGCCAGAAAACGGTCCGACATCATCCTGCAGCTGACAGAAGATGCCGCCGGCCGCTACGGCGCCAACCTCCCCGGCGAACTGCAGGGGGAAATCCAGGCCATGCTGACCTTCAGCCACGGCGGCGCCACCCTCCGCCGTCCGCTGCTGCTTAATCTCTGA